Proteins from a genomic interval of Quercus lobata isolate SW786 chromosome 11, ValleyOak3.0 Primary Assembly, whole genome shotgun sequence:
- the LOC115966787 gene encoding uncharacterized protein LOC115966787 → MEAHPARHSEQGPCPKKGRTEDKKERDNQKMGPLGRSQNYTPLNAPLDQVLMQIKDNPSLKWPEKMKGDTNKHNKSKYCRFHRDHGHDTDECYDLKQQIENLIRQGKLRHFVGRDHRDEKLKGKIEESSQPPLGEIRIIVGGNSIWQSSKSKKTYLKVVQNVQLSGRLPSTRSRDEPAISFTDEDAERIHHPHDDAIVITLLIADYMTRRVLVDNGSSANILYYPTFQQMRLGRDQLRPVCSPLIGFGGMKVQLVGTVTLPVVVGSYPQQVTREVNFLVVDCSSSYNVIIGRPTLNSWKAITSTYHLSVKFLTEYGIGQAQGD, encoded by the coding sequence ATGGAAGCGCATCCAGCACGCCACTCAGAACAAGGCCCttgtccaaagaagggacggacggaAGATAAGAAGGAACGAGATAACCAGAAGATGGGTCCTTTGGGAAGAAGCCAGAACTATACGCCCCTGAATGCTCCACTTGATCAGGTactcatgcaaatcaaagacaACCCTTCCCTAAAATGGCCAGAGAAGATGAAGGGAGATACCAATAAGCACAATAAGAGTAAATATTGTCGTTTCCATAGGGACCATGGGCATGACACGGATGAATGTTATGACCTGAAGCAGCAGATTGAGAATCTTATTAGACAAGGAAAGCTGAGGCACTTCGTTGGAAGGGATCATAGAGATGAgaagttgaaaggaaaaattgaGGAATCGTCCCAGCCCCCACTAGGAGAGATAAGGATTATCGTTGGAGGAAACTCGATCTGGCAATCTTCCAAGTCGAAGAAGACATATCTCAAAGTGGTGCAAAACGTCCAGCTCTCTGGACGATTACCAAGTACGAGATCAAGGGACGAGCCGGCCATTTCCTTCACCGACGAAGATGCTGAGAGGATCCATCACCCGCATGACGATGCGATTGTCATTACTCTGCTTATTGCAGATTATATGACCAGGAGAGTGTTAGTTGACAATGGAAGCTCAGCGAACATATTGTACTACCCTACCTTCCAACAGATGAGGCTTGGGCGGGATCAACTTCGTCCAGTTTGCTCACCATTGATAGGGTTCGGAGGAATGAAGGTGCAGCTCGTAGGCACCGTTACATTACCAGTAGTGGTAGGGTCATACCCGCAGCAGGTAACTAGGGAAGTCAATTTCCTCGTGGTGGACTGTTCGTCTTCATATAATGTCATTATTGGAAGACCAACTCTGAACAGTTGGAAGGCGATAACATCTACCTACCATCTATCGGTCAAATTCCTTACGGAGTACGGGATAGGGCAAGCACAAGGAGATTAG